Proteins from a genomic interval of Leptospiraceae bacterium:
- a CDS encoding response regulator, translating to MIQAKKKILIVDDEPTNQLILNETLKNKHELLFADNGYQAIEIASQFLPDLILLDVMMPDITGYDVCKQLKANPLTQPIPIIFISAMSEVEDETKGFLLGAVDYIVKPVRPAVVEARVNTHLSLVRMEELSRTRLQIINSLGFAAEYKDNETGTHVIRMSHYSKILARSLGYAEEIVEEIFTAAPMHDIGKIGIPDFILRKPGKLDEAEWEEMKKHPLIGAEIIGEHTNGLLGMARRISISHHEKWDGSGYPYGLKGQGIPMEARIVAVADVFDALTTERPYKKPWTIEDACNFLKDQSGKHFDPDLIPLFLAKLPEILEIKERWK from the coding sequence ATGATTCAAGCGAAGAAAAAAATATTGATTGTAGATGATGAACCTACGAATCAATTAATTCTAAACGAAACACTTAAAAATAAACATGAATTATTATTTGCAGATAATGGCTATCAAGCTATTGAGATTGCAAGTCAGTTTTTACCTGATTTAATTCTTTTAGATGTTATGATGCCAGATATTACTGGATATGATGTATGTAAACAGCTAAAAGCAAATCCTTTAACGCAACCTATACCGATCATTTTTATTTCAGCAATGTCCGAAGTGGAAGATGAAACCAAAGGTTTCTTATTAGGAGCTGTGGATTATATTGTTAAACCTGTGCGACCTGCTGTTGTCGAAGCTCGGGTTAATACTCATTTATCTCTTGTAAGAATGGAAGAGTTGAGTCGAACTCGTTTGCAAATTATAAACAGTCTCGGTTTTGCTGCTGAATACAAAGACAATGAAACTGGAACTCACGTTATTCGAATGAGTCATTATTCAAAAATATTGGCTAGGTCACTTGGATATGCAGAGGAAATAGTAGAGGAAATATTTACAGCGGCTCCAATGCATGACATAGGGAAAATTGGAATTCCAGATTTTATTTTAAGAAAACCTGGAAAATTAGATGAGGCTGAATGGGAGGAAATGAAAAAACATCCTCTCATTGGAGCGGAAATTATCGGAGAACACACGAATGGGCTTTTAGGAATGGCGCGGCGAATTTCTATTAGCCACCATGAAAAATGGGATGGTTCAGGTTATCCATACGGATTAAAGGGACAAGGTATTCCAATGGAAGCAAGAATAGTCGCGGTTGCAGATGTATTTGATGCACTAACAACTGAGAGACCTTATAAAAAACCTTGGACGATAGAGGATGCGTGTAATTTCCTCAAAGATCAATCAGGAAAACATTTTGATCCAGACTTGATTCCTTTATTTTTAGCAAAACTTCCAGAGATTTTAGAAATCAAAGAAAGGTGGAAATAA
- a CDS encoding response regulator produces MNIEDYYDPLNESLDQFPCGYFSVSPDGNFIRINNTLLNWLGYTSDELVGKIQWTELLTVGGKIYHQTHFTPLLFMQDFIQEINFDFKKKNGEKLHVLVNARTKRDESGKLVLLRFIVIQFSQRKSYEQEILKAKQQAEIANRAKSEFLSNMSHEIRTPLNAVIGFTDLLLKTKLTDTQFQYMGIIFQSANSLLDLLNDILDFSKIESGRFELNIEKVDIFELAGQAADVIKYKAHMRDVEVLLNIDPQTPRFIFTDPIRLRQIIINLLGNASKFTENGEIEFKIIFNIVNEQSGEGEFTFSVRDTGIGISEENKIKIFEAFSQGDASINRRFGGTGLGLTISNKLLSLMNSKLFLETEQGKGSLFHFTLNTKFENGEPIHWEELDKIQKVLVVDNNKSNLIIIKSILSRAGIHVDTAQAGQEAIEKIKSNENFDLLITDFHMPNMDGIELIRTIRLNLKLAPEILPIILLHSSSDDEVLHKDCIDLGVQFRLVKPIKIIEIFNALSRIRKKKSQTTFPSAFFDNESVDVNILPNSIPEKIVKFLIVDDDEINLYLAKSILTQIYPNGIIVQAGNGKQAVEEFIKEKPDIVFMDVQMPEMNGYDATIEIRKQEVGSKVPIIAITAGTVKGDIENCFLSGMNDYASKPIKKDILEKILIKWLPKT; encoded by the coding sequence ATGAATATTGAAGACTATTATGATCCATTAAATGAATCTTTGGATCAATTTCCCTGTGGTTATTTTTCTGTATCTCCAGACGGAAATTTTATACGAATTAATAATACTCTATTAAATTGGTTAGGTTATACAAGTGATGAGTTAGTCGGCAAAATTCAATGGACTGAACTTTTGACTGTTGGTGGAAAAATTTACCATCAAACTCATTTTACTCCGCTGCTTTTTATGCAGGATTTTATCCAAGAAATCAATTTTGATTTTAAGAAAAAAAACGGCGAAAAATTACATGTTTTAGTCAATGCAAGAACTAAAAGAGATGAATCCGGCAAATTAGTATTACTCCGATTTATTGTAATACAATTTTCGCAAAGAAAATCCTATGAACAGGAGATTCTAAAAGCAAAACAACAGGCAGAAATTGCAAACCGTGCCAAATCAGAATTTTTAAGTAATATGAGTCATGAAATTAGGACTCCATTGAATGCGGTAATTGGATTTACGGACTTACTTTTGAAAACAAAGTTAACTGACACACAGTTTCAATATATGGGAATTATTTTTCAATCTGCAAATTCTTTATTAGACTTATTAAATGATATATTAGATTTTTCTAAAATAGAATCTGGTCGATTTGAGTTGAATATTGAAAAAGTTGATATTTTTGAATTAGCAGGACAAGCTGCGGATGTAATAAAATACAAAGCTCATATGAGAGATGTAGAAGTTCTTCTGAACATTGATCCACAAACACCACGATTTATATTTACAGACCCTATTCGTCTGCGACAAATCATTATTAACCTTCTAGGTAACGCGTCAAAATTTACCGAAAATGGAGAAATAGAATTCAAAATAATATTCAATATCGTAAATGAACAATCAGGGGAAGGAGAATTCACCTTTTCAGTTAGAGATACTGGTATAGGAATTTCGGAAGAAAATAAAATTAAAATTTTCGAAGCGTTTTCCCAAGGCGATGCATCAATTAATCGTAGATTTGGCGGAACTGGATTAGGTTTAACAATATCGAATAAACTTTTGTCATTAATGAATTCCAAATTATTTCTAGAGACAGAACAGGGAAAAGGAAGTTTATTTCATTTTACATTAAACACGAAATTCGAAAATGGAGAACCTATTCATTGGGAGGAATTGGATAAAATTCAAAAAGTATTAGTTGTTGATAATAATAAAAGTAATCTAATTATAATAAAAAGCATTCTGTCTAGAGCAGGTATACATGTTGACACGGCACAAGCTGGACAGGAAGCAATCGAGAAAATCAAATCAAATGAAAATTTTGATTTATTGATTACTGATTTCCATATGCCAAATATGGATGGAATTGAATTAATACGAACTATTCGGTTGAATCTAAAACTTGCTCCCGAAATTCTTCCAATCATATTGTTGCATAGTTCATCCGATGATGAAGTTCTGCATAAAGACTGTATTGATTTAGGTGTTCAATTTAGATTGGTAAAACCAATTAAGATTATAGAAATATTTAATGCGTTATCAAGGATAAGAAAGAAAAAATCGCAAACTACTTTTCCTAGCGCATTCTTTGACAATGAGAGTGTTGACGTAAATATATTACCCAATTCTATTCCTGAAAAAATTGTAAAATTTTTAATTGTTGATGACGATGAAATTAATTTGTATCTTGCAAAAAGTATTTTAACTCAAATTTATCCGAATGGAATTATTGTACAAGCGGGTAATGGTAAACAGGCTGTTGAAGAATTCATAAAGGAAAAACCGGATATTGTTTTTATGGATGTCCAAATGCCCGAAATGAATGGATATGATGCGACAATAGAAATTCGAAAACAGGAAGTAGGTTCTAAAGTTCCAATCATTGCAATAACCGCTGGAACAGTTAAAGGGGATATAGAGAATTGTTTTCTGTCGGGTATGAATGACTACGCGAGTAAACCTATCAAAAAAGATATACTTGAAAAAATATTAATAAAGTGGCTTCCTAAAACTTGA
- a CDS encoding alpha/beta hydrolase — protein MNINIRNNIKIKGKGENVILFAHGYGCDQNMWRFIIPAFEENYKIVTFDHVGSGKSDWSSYNKNKYSDLKGYASDVVEICEKLNLDKVILVAHSVSAMIALLAAQKRPDLFTRIIMIGPSPKYINDNEYFGGFSEEDIMDMIDALDNNYLGWSSSITPVIMGNPDKPELTEELKNSFCQHDPEIAKHFARVTFLGDNRKDLPTLTTPTLIIQCSEDIIAPVKVGEYVYKSIPNSRMSMIEATGHCPHLSHPKQTIDIIKNYLNTNP, from the coding sequence TTGAATATAAATATAAGAAACAATATCAAAATTAAAGGGAAAGGTGAAAATGTAATTCTTTTTGCACATGGGTATGGTTGCGACCAAAACATGTGGCGTTTTATCATACCTGCGTTTGAAGAAAACTATAAGATTGTAACGTTTGACCATGTAGGGTCTGGAAAGTCAGATTGGAGTTCTTATAATAAAAATAAATATTCTGATTTAAAAGGTTATGCATCCGATGTAGTAGAAATCTGCGAAAAACTAAATTTAGATAAAGTAATTTTAGTAGCTCATTCAGTCAGCGCTATGATTGCATTACTCGCTGCACAGAAAAGACCAGATTTATTTACACGTATTATTATGATTGGTCCTTCTCCAAAATATATCAATGATAACGAATACTTTGGAGGTTTTTCTGAAGAAGATATCATGGATATGATAGATGCTTTAGACAATAATTATCTGGGCTGGTCTAGTTCAATCACCCCTGTTATAATGGGTAATCCTGATAAACCTGAATTAACGGAGGAACTTAAAAATAGTTTTTGTCAGCATGATCCAGAAATTGCAAAACATTTTGCGAGAGTTACATTTTTAGGAGACAATCGTAAAGATTTACCAACACTGACTACGCCTACTTTAATCATTCAATGTTCTGAAGATATAATTGCTCCTGTTAAAGTCGGAGAATATGTATACAAATCAATCCCGAATAGTCGAATGTCTATGATTGAGGCAACTGGGCATTGTCCGCATTTAAGTCATCCCAAACAAACGATTGATATAATAAAAAATTATCTAAACACGAATCCGTAA
- a CDS encoding c-type cytochrome: MKHIKALLFIFLFVSLCSPSEKTKALIKTSNELFGVIPDKMPGSENDTPAIIHLGRKLYFDNRLSINDNQSCNTCHNVLNKKAGVDNLALSPGVYGKTGTRNTPTVLNSGFHIAQFWDGKTKHLDEQIRYPILNPLQMAMPDEKYVVDKVSSIPEYKELSEKAFPEKNGKISFEQITMSISAFQRTFKTSDRFDDFQRGKYKSLSYDEIKGLELFLSLGCSNCHKGPMFGGNSFQKIGVKKSYENKEDLGRFKVTGNEDDMFVFKVPSLRNIALTAPYFHDGSQNTLDLAVKKMAELQLGKNLTEQEIESIVSFLNTLTDKAREN, from the coding sequence ATGAAACATATTAAGGCACTATTATTTATTTTTCTGTTCGTAAGTTTGTGCAGTCCGAGTGAAAAGACAAAGGCGCTAATTAAAACATCAAACGAATTGTTTGGAGTAATTCCAGATAAAATGCCAGGCTCAGAAAATGATACGCCGGCAATAATTCATTTGGGTCGAAAACTTTATTTTGATAATCGGCTTTCAATTAATGACAATCAATCTTGTAATACTTGCCACAATGTTCTAAATAAAAAAGCAGGTGTGGATAATCTAGCATTATCCCCCGGTGTATATGGAAAAACAGGAACAAGAAATACTCCAACTGTGCTTAATTCTGGATTTCATATTGCACAATTTTGGGATGGAAAGACGAAACATTTAGATGAACAAATTCGATATCCGATTTTAAATCCGTTACAAATGGCAATGCCGGACGAAAAATACGTTGTGGATAAAGTGTCTTCAATTCCTGAATATAAAGAACTATCTGAAAAAGCATTTCCTGAAAAAAACGGGAAAATAAGTTTTGAGCAGATAACAATGAGTATCTCTGCATTTCAAAGGACATTCAAAACAAGCGATCGTTTTGATGATTTTCAAAGAGGAAAATATAAATCATTGAGTTATGATGAAATAAAAGGTTTAGAATTATTTTTATCTTTAGGTTGTTCTAATTGCCATAAAGGTCCAATGTTTGGAGGAAACTCATTTCAAAAAATAGGAGTGAAAAAGTCCTATGAAAACAAAGAAGACTTGGGTCGATTTAAAGTTACTGGAAATGAAGATGATATGTTTGTATTTAAGGTCCCCTCTCTTCGGAATATTGCTTTGACTGCGCCTTATTTTCATGATGGAAGTCAAAATACTTTAGATTTGGCGGTAAAAAAAATGGCAGAGTTACAATTAGGCAAAAATCTCACTGAACAAGAAATAGAAAGCATCGTCAGTTTTCTAAATACGTTAACCGACAAAGCAAGAGAAAATTAA
- a CDS encoding septal ring lytic transglycosylase RlpA family protein: MKHILLILGIVALISCQSTEKKEEPIVNHSVPQTTIETKSEAQISPEITKAIEKPKFDEIGFASWYGIQFQGKPTASGEVFDRNKLTAAHRYIPLGSVVKVQNLDNNKETDVTINDRGPYDDGTIIEVTERAAEILSFKEESIARVGINIIKPAEDNLILVKDDSFSVDDDDDDDDDDDIDEETAPPAKKGDNKKPATVTPAPATEKKAPAPAPVKPATNNTKSTPVEPVTTVSSIDGAQPKGQTVQIGVFKELRRAELYRDQVKKDFSEKIFLFSRAGTYVVQIGDFTKREDAVALKDRLKAKNITNCFIPPKN; the protein is encoded by the coding sequence ATGAAACATATTCTACTCATATTGGGAATTGTAGCCCTGATTTCCTGCCAATCCACTGAAAAAAAAGAAGAACCGATTGTAAATCATTCTGTTCCTCAAACAACGATTGAAACAAAGTCAGAAGCACAAATTTCTCCTGAAATCACGAAAGCAATTGAAAAACCTAAATTTGATGAAATTGGTTTTGCATCTTGGTATGGGATTCAATTTCAAGGCAAACCGACAGCAAGCGGCGAAGTATTTGATCGCAATAAATTAACAGCTGCTCATCGATATATTCCTTTAGGTTCTGTAGTTAAAGTACAAAACCTAGACAATAACAAAGAAACGGATGTAACTATAAATGATAGAGGACCATACGATGACGGAACAATCATTGAAGTAACAGAACGTGCCGCTGAAATTTTGAGTTTCAAAGAAGAGTCCATTGCCAGAGTAGGGATTAATATAATTAAACCTGCCGAAGACAATCTTATTCTAGTAAAAGACGACTCGTTTAGCGTAGACGATGACGACGATGACGACGACGATGATGATATCGACGAAGAAACCGCCCCACCAGCCAAAAAAGGAGACAATAAAAAACCGGCGACTGTAACTCCGGCTCCTGCAACTGAGAAAAAAGCGCCAGCACCTGCGCCAGTGAAACCTGCAACTAATAATACTAAGTCTACTCCAGTTGAACCAGTTACAACAGTCTCTTCAATTGATGGAGCACAACCAAAAGGACAAACCGTTCAAATAGGTGTATTCAAAGAACTAAGAAGAGCAGAACTATACAGAGACCAAGTAAAGAAAGACTTCTCGGAGAAAATTTTCCTTTTCTCTCGTGCAGGAACTTATGTAGTTCAAATTGGAGACTTCACAAAAAGAGAAGACGCAGTAGCACTAAAAGATAGACTAAAAGCAAAAAATATTACAAATTGTTTCATTCCTCCTAAGAATTAA
- a CDS encoding DKNYY domain-containing protein → MKLLLFILLLQMSLLLSQEINPSLAESVFSIRENKIFFGDTVIPKADVNTFQVMNAICHGDEDKHCFGKDKERVYYYSRELPNSDPNTFRFLGGGYSSDKKNVYYIMENVFQVVIGANSKTFQVVGSIGSSYAYAKDNNFVYYDGVKIQGSDGKSFGLLKGNKKFEAKDKKYYYIGSEKIPIKRK, encoded by the coding sequence TTGAAACTATTATTATTTATTCTCCTGCTACAAATGAGTCTATTACTTTCACAGGAGATTAATCCTTCTTTGGCGGAGAGTGTATTCTCTATTCGAGAAAATAAAATTTTTTTTGGAGATACAGTAATTCCCAAAGCAGATGTAAATACATTTCAAGTAATGAATGCAATATGCCATGGCGATGAGGATAAACATTGTTTTGGGAAAGATAAAGAGCGTGTATACTACTATAGCCGTGAGTTACCAAATTCTGATCCAAATACTTTTCGTTTTTTAGGTGGAGGATATTCTTCTGATAAAAAAAATGTTTATTACATTATGGAAAATGTATTCCAGGTCGTTATAGGGGCTAATAGTAAAACATTCCAAGTAGTAGGCTCAATCGGAAGTAGTTATGCCTATGCAAAAGATAACAATTTCGTTTATTACGATGGAGTAAAAATCCAAGGAAGTGATGGAAAATCATTTGGTTTATTAAAAGGGAATAAAAAATTCGAAGCGAAAGATAAAAAATACTATTATATAGGATCTGAGAAAATTCCAATTAAACGCAAGTAA
- a CDS encoding SpoIIE family protein phosphatase: MITKQIQKLYGARNSLRVKLFSGFIGLSLILSITLGFTLYKVSNAIYYKSFLLHKRSLGISLANGIAGEVFETFTNPNSLELPEFKRYLNYMRSVSKNEDHITWIYSVILDRKTDKLIYAIDATPIPEDTIWIENEYLGLRVYINQNGKLSVFWDSEEHTSDFTINYRNKTFDIEFESNNDYLKINNVTILKILSRYPFVAETDSGIINKLNPSHTSKMYYDGIPIPISLNFAPKDTPSSIPGWEYIETEELVGRIKSSINTCTFHIQNEPQQVAYGTFIIVVAPIYKNVSECVGAVIFSVSILDVNHFNNSMAVAGVTITCITLIVTLIVSYMLSIYFTDPLQKLSQAVDELSSGNMETNVVIESKDEFGFLSEKFNEMVVNLKKAYKEKESFAALRHELDVAKKIQTSILPKSIPSIENLEIAVNYYPMAQVGGDYYDFHVFDKNKIGIFIADVSGHGIPAAIIASMLKIAFSIQFAFADDPARLLSRINKSMLNNVGMNFITASYIYLDLENNLMTHAKAGHPPLYIHSAESDDVRELNQKGKLLGLFPEIHTENIELPIQKGDRIVLYTDGIIEARNSNDEMFGDELFVGYIRKHSKMKPGDFAKLVMNDVKSWIGNSTSNHNDDVTLMIIDIK; the protein is encoded by the coding sequence GTGATTACGAAGCAAATTCAAAAATTATATGGAGCCAGAAATAGTTTACGTGTTAAGTTATTTTCAGGATTTATCGGTTTAAGCCTTATATTATCTATCACTTTGGGATTTACACTGTATAAAGTTTCGAATGCAATTTACTATAAATCTTTTTTACTTCACAAGAGGTCTCTCGGAATTTCGTTAGCAAATGGAATTGCTGGAGAAGTCTTCGAAACTTTTACAAATCCAAATTCCTTAGAACTCCCAGAATTTAAACGATATTTAAATTATATGAGGAGTGTCTCAAAAAATGAAGATCATATTACGTGGATATACTCCGTTATCCTCGATCGAAAAACTGATAAATTAATTTATGCAATTGATGCTACGCCCATTCCAGAGGATACGATATGGATTGAAAATGAATATTTAGGTCTGAGGGTTTATATCAATCAAAATGGAAAGTTAAGTGTATTTTGGGATAGCGAAGAGCATACTAGTGATTTTACAATAAATTATAGAAATAAAACGTTTGATATAGAATTTGAATCCAATAATGATTATTTAAAAATTAACAATGTAACCATTTTAAAAATTTTGAGTCGTTATCCTTTTGTAGCAGAGACAGATTCTGGAATTATAAATAAATTAAATCCCTCACATACTTCTAAAATGTATTATGACGGAATTCCCATTCCAATTTCGCTTAATTTTGCTCCTAAAGACACACCATCTTCGATTCCTGGTTGGGAATACATTGAAACCGAGGAGTTAGTTGGTCGAATAAAGAGTTCTATTAATACTTGTACATTTCATATTCAAAATGAACCTCAACAAGTTGCCTATGGAACATTTATTATCGTAGTAGCTCCAATTTATAAAAATGTATCCGAATGTGTTGGAGCAGTTATATTTAGCGTTTCCATTTTAGACGTAAATCATTTTAATAATTCGATGGCTGTAGCGGGAGTGACTATTACTTGTATTACTTTGATTGTCACTTTAATCGTTTCTTATATGCTCTCTATTTATTTTACTGACCCTCTACAAAAACTTTCACAAGCAGTCGATGAACTATCTTCTGGTAATATGGAAACTAACGTTGTAATTGAGTCCAAAGATGAATTTGGTTTTTTGTCTGAGAAATTTAATGAAATGGTGGTTAATCTAAAAAAAGCGTATAAAGAAAAAGAATCATTTGCCGCACTCAGACATGAACTAGATGTCGCTAAAAAAATTCAGACTTCTATTTTACCTAAGTCAATTCCGAGTATAGAAAATTTAGAAATTGCGGTTAACTATTATCCGATGGCACAAGTTGGCGGCGATTATTACGATTTTCATGTATTTGATAAAAATAAAATAGGAATTTTTATAGCTGACGTATCAGGTCATGGGATACCTGCCGCGATTATCGCTTCGATGTTAAAAATTGCATTTTCCATTCAATTTGCATTCGCTGATGATCCTGCAAGATTGTTATCGCGGATAAATAAAAGTATGCTCAATAATGTCGGAATGAATTTTATTACAGCTAGTTATATATATTTAGATTTAGAGAATAACCTTATGACTCACGCAAAGGCTGGTCATCCGCCTTTGTACATTCATTCTGCGGAATCCGATGATGTAAGAGAATTGAACCAAAAAGGAAAATTGCTCGGACTTTTCCCTGAGATTCACACGGAAAATATTGAATTACCTATTCAAAAGGGTGACAGAATTGTTCTTTATACGGATGGGATTATTGAAGCTCGTAATTCCAATGATGAAATGTTTGGAGATGAACTTTTTGTCGGATACATTCGGAAACATAGTAAAATGAAGCCAGGTGACTTTGCTAAGTTAGTCATGAACGATGTAAAAAGTTGGATTGGAAACTCAACTTCGAATCATAATGATGATGTAACTCTCATGATAATTGATATTAAATAA